Proteins from one Camelina sativa cultivar DH55 chromosome 8, Cs, whole genome shotgun sequence genomic window:
- the LOC104705660 gene encoding protein ZINC INDUCED FACILITATOR 1-like: MGEEYNAALLEKRNFHEGCPGCRVEQMKQLRRGYPYLELSFVWIIVLATSLPISSLYPFLYSMIEDFDVAESEKDIGFYAGFVGCSFMFGRALTSLSWGMLADRYGRKPIILVGTISIAILNALFGLSVNFWMAIGTRFLLGSFNCLLGTMKAYASEIFREEYQATAMSAVSTSWGIGLIVGPALGGFLAQPADKYPNVFSKNSIFGRFRYALPCFTISAFALVVTVRCCFIPETLHNHKLDSTAHDDSLETLEESSASTTNAGRNERKASQVSLLKNWPLMSSIIVYCILCLHDTAYSEIFALWANSPRKYGGLNYSTNDVGTVLAISGIGLFSFQVFVYPFAERLLGPVLVTRFAGAVMIPMQISYPFIANLSGLSQSIMLNCASILLNLLSVSAITGLLILQNKAVDQSQRGAANGIAMTAMSLFKTVGPAGAGILFSWSERRLDAAFLPGSHMVFFVLNVIVVVGVALTFKPFLTTAPR; this comes from the exons ATGGGTGAGGAGTACAATGCAGCCCTTTTAGAGAAAAGGAATTTTCACGAGGGATGCCCTGGGTGTAGAGTGGAGCAGATGAAGCAGCTCCGGCGAGGATATCCGTACCTGGAGCTGTCTTTCGTGTGGATTATCGTGCTCGCCACTT CTCTGCCTATATCATCGCTATACCCATTCCTCTACTCCatg aTAGAGGATTTTGATGTCGCAGAGAGCGAGAAAGATATCGGATTTTATGCTGGGTTTGTGG GCTGCTCTTTCATGTTTGGCAGAGCACTGACGTCATTGTCCTGGGGGATGCTTGCTGATCGATACGGAAGAAAACCCATCATACTCGTGGGAACTATCTCGAT TGCCATTCTCAACGCTCTTTTTGGCTTGAGCGTGAACTTTTGGATGGCAATTGGCACGAGGTTTCTGCTTGGGAGTTTCAACTGCCTGCTTGGTACAATGAAG GCGTATGCATCCGAGATATTTCGTGAGGAATACCAAGCTACAGCAATGTCAGCT GTTAGTACTTCTTGGGGCATTGGACTGATCGTTGGCCCTGCTCTAGGCGGTTTCTTGGCTCAG CCGGCAGACAAATATCCAAACGTGTTCTCCAAAAATTCCATTTTTGGCAG ATTCCGTTATGCCTTGCCGTGCTTTACCATATCGGCTTTTGCATTGGTTGTGACAGTACGATGCTGCTTCATTCCG GAAACGCTGCACAATCATAAGTTGGACAGCACAGCACATGATGATTCATTGGAGACACTTGAAGAATCCTCTGCTTCTACCACGAATGCAGGGAGAAACGAAAGAAAGGCTTCGCAAGTGTCTCTCTTGAAGAATTGGCCCCTCATGTCTTCTATCATTGTGTATTGTATTCTGTGTCTTCATGATACTGCATACTCCGAG ATATTTGCACTATGGGCTAACAGTCCAAGGAAGTATGGAGGTCTGAACTATTCAACCAATGATGTTGGTACGGTTCTTGCTATCTCAG GAATCGGCCTATTCTCCTTTCAGGTTTTTGTTTATCCTTTCGCCGAGAGACTGCTAGGACCTGTACTGGTCACCCGTTTTGCTGGG GCCGTGATGATACCAATGCAGATTAGTTATCCATTCATAGCTAATCTATCAGGTCTCAGTCAAAGCATAATGTTGAATTGTGCATCAATCCTACTCAATTTGCTTAGT GTGTCTGCGATAACCGGTTTGTTGATTCTGCAAAATAAAGCTGTG gATCAGAGCCAAAGAGGAGCGGCTAATGGAATTGCTATGACTGCAATGTCTCTCTTTAAGACCGTTGGACCAGCTGGCGCTGGCATATT ATTTTCTTGGAGCGAAAGGCGACTTGACGCTGCATTTCTACCAG GGTCGCATATGGTGTTCTTCGTGCTGAATGTGATAGTCGTGGTCGGAGTAGCTCTCACGTTCAAACCATTTCTAACCACGGCTCCAAGATGA
- the LOC104705661 gene encoding protein NRT1/ PTR FAMILY 5.9-like: MERYAFKGVASNLVTYLTDVVKMSNSRAAKTVNTWAGFTSMLPLFAAPLADAYWDRFFTILASSSVYFVALVGLTWTAFSGSRSATKTVSTCFLYSSLGLISLGLGVLNPSLQAFGADQLDRDLEKDSELPSGDQEESKATLKTKFFQLWYFGVCTGSLMGVTVMAYIQDTFGWVLGFALPGIAMFLLILLFLSGSGIYVYGPGAGLKTKTNTSSFAKVLNFIKERIVKKRSKYTLADEEDLDAMELELQERPLCKCEVEDIETASTTTKILDDESSKAVFSGLDNVKLVLRLLPIWTMLLMFAVIFQLPATFFTKQGMTMQRNIGSSFKIPPATLQSTITLSIILLMPLYEKILIPVTKRIKKNGKGISVMERMGVGMFLSIIAIVIAALVERKRLDISQKMKTLPDYDPETVPLSIFCLLPQYILLGISDIFTVVGMQEFFYSEVPVRMRTMGFALYTSVFGVGSFVSAALITIVEAYSSSTGERQNWFADDMSKARLDKYYWLLALTSTVCFMFYIVLCKYFNSSSDQGGEEKEAPK, from the exons ATGGAGAGATATGCATTCAAAGGAGTTGCATCAAACTTAGTGACATATCTAACAGATGTAGTGAAGATGAGTAATTCAAGAGCAGCCAAAACAGTCAATACTTGGGCTGGTTTCACTTCTATGTTGCCTCTCTTCGCTGCTCCTTTGGCTGATGCTTATTGGGATAGATTCTTCACAATcctcgcttcttcttctgtctacTTTGTG GCGCTAGTGGGATTGACATGGACGGCATTTTCTGGGTCACGCTCAGCTACAAAGACAGTCTCAACATGTTTTCTGTACTCCTCACTAGGTCTTATCTCACTAGGTTTAGGCGTCTTAAACCCTTCTCTTCAAGCCTTTGGTGCAGACCAGCTAGACCGCGACCTCGAGAAGGATTCCGAGCTTCCCTCGGGTGATCAAGAGGAGTCTAAAGCTACCCTAAAGACTAAGTTTTTCCAATTGTGGTACTTTGGCGTCTGCACCGGAAGCCTGATGGGTGTCACAGTCATGGCATATATCCAAGATACTTTTGGTTGGGTCCTTGGTTTCGCTTTACCCGGAATCGCCATGTTCCTGTtgatcttgttgttcttgtcgGGTAGCGGGATCTATGTATACGGTCCTGGTGCCGGTTTGAAGACGAAAACAAATACTTCATCTTTTGCGAAGGTCCTTAACTTCATCAAAGAGAGAAtagtgaagaagagaagcaaataTACACTTGCTGATGAGGAAGATTTGGATGCTATGGAGCTAGA GCTACAAGAAAGGCCTCTCTGTAAATGTGAGGTGGAAGACATTGAGACTGCTTCAACAACCACTAAGATATTGGATGATGAAAGCTCGAAAGCGGTTTTCTCTGGACTAGATAATGTCAAGTTAGTGCTTCGTCTTTTGCCCATATGGACGATGCTTCTCATGTTTGCTGTTATCTTCCAGCTACCAGCAACCTTTTTCACCAAACAAGGTATGACTATGCAGCGAAACATTGGTTCCAGCTTCAAAATCCCACCCGCGACCCTGCAAAGCACGATCACGTTATCGATAATCCTTCTTATGCCGTTGTACGAAAAGATCTTGATCCCTGTCAccaaaagaatcaagaagaatgGTAAAGGTATCTCTGTTATGGAGAGAATGGGAGTTGGAATGTTTCTATCAATCATTGCCATTGTTATTGCTGCACTAGTGGAAAGAAAAAGGCTAGACATAAGCCAAAAGATGAAGACTTTACCTGATTATGATCCAGAAACCGTTCCGCTGAGCATCTTCTGTCTACTTCCTCAGTATATCCTCTTGGGAATCTCAGATATTTTCACAGTCGTTGGGATGCAAGAGTTCTTCTATAGCGAAGTTCCGGTTAGAATGAGAACAATGGGATTTGCTCTCTACACAAGTGTCTTTGGCGTTGGAAGCTTTGTGAGTGCTGCACTGATCACAATCGTCGAGGCCTACTCGAGCTCAACAGGTGAACGCCAAAACTGGTTCGCAGATGACATGTCGAAAGCCCGCCTTGACAAATACTACTGGCTCCTTGCTCTTACAAGTACAGTATGCTTTATGTTCTACATAGTTCTATGCAAGTATTTCAATAGTAGCAGCGATCAAGGTGGTGAAGAGAAAGAAGCCCCTAAATGA
- the LOC104705662 gene encoding uncharacterized protein LOC104705662, protein MAADQRRKRMNSANVIGFSSREHYRAKRKKIGSSPDGALRSGDHISLEWDRNRSKVVSKKEQVGLSFRHLREFVDVVPPSRNILAQVCPVPHETFQLENLSEVLSNEVWRSSLSDGERNYLRQFLPDGVDVEQVVQSLLDGDNFHFGNPFLDWGSDVCSSKAHPDQIVSREEGLRADKRRYYSDLEKYHHEIIDYLQTLKEKWETSKDPEKDVVNMMCGRSRGASAHVNGSCQDLTATSESSSGTADEKPYSSDNKISSVVRTGEVQRRPKISAVEKEKSQSPLIARDNVVNAGVKARKKDTLPKHSIQQTDGAKYMSYLKISKKQHQIVTSMKQSGKSIQSRALNRILGSINNLDVQPYGVFVEEEEKKLNAHWLQLVKDLPAAYAIWQKLQLQKRDIISSVGRELKDKLNPWMEDKQQLYAAENPLQKHDVQYDDQESLNTNQSDDLTPDVEDSVIFSQVSGKNHSPLKDSLSYGDQITDSGRCLQVGTYPSQVSSPDSGNNINLEDREEKQYSSPSPCSPSRCHGLIQTEVEANDYSSSIQGQSLPQASFPSEPHATILDDANPVGKHCVSDLENASSDQRIPCITSSHGEGSQFCSGGDVWEPEGGIRQSYISRQAYTPSGGLSIIHHPEGDEAAKNCFIDLESNMPEEVDRRKMLQRKANNSFGSFPSNDQNELLQSLFNDQGVVSRTTEQLHSLLKVPHNEERKQIMGIGFHQEGSNNLMESSQFSGQFHDQIPAPHALSHDQQRQIDVYGQGSMSDNIYSNGRGFLMQRPDWNPNCAQIGVTPQPRLSTGPLLNQNWQFRSMWANTNGVGCTSQGSQTGTERDPSLLRVVNNAEQIVHRGSTSDQSLFSVLSQCSQLRHSRSAFEPESSSDQVVAPGNYGMLMGGGTTQVGSNLVQPANPLDYLSGSNPVTSLMPDDVAWMNQSRQNSGLHDPLGKLYPRSWNP, encoded by the exons ATGGCAGCTGATCAGAGGAGAAAGCGGATGAACAGTGCCAATGTTATTGGTTTCAGTTCACGGGAGCATTATAGAgctaaaaggaaaaagattggTTCATCACCCGATGGTGCTTTGCGTTCCGGTGATCACATCAGTCTTGAATGGGACCGTAACAGAAGTAAAGTAGTCTCTAAGAAGGAACAAGTTGGCTTGAGTTTTAGGCATCTTCGAGAATTTGTTGATGTTGTTCCTCCTAGTCGGAATATCTTGGCACAAGTATGCCCCGTTCCCCATGAGACTTTCCAGTTGGAAAATTTGTCAGAGGTGCTTTCTAATGAG GTTTGGCGCTCTAGTCTATCTGATGGTGAAAGAAATTATCTGCGGCAATTTCTCCCTGATGGAGTTGATGTGGAGCAAGTTGTACAATCATTACTCGATGGGGACAATTTTCATTTTGGAAATCCTTTTCTTGATTG GGGAAGTGATGTCTGCTCCAGCAAAGCTCATCCAGATCAAATTGTTTCTAGAGAGGAAGGCCTGAGGGCTGATAAAAGGAGATACTATTCGGATTTAGAGAAATACCATCATGA AATTATAGATTATTTGCAGACGTTGAAGGAGAAGTGGGAAACCAGCAAAGATCCAGAGAAGGATGTTGTCAACATGATGTGCGG GAGATCAAGAGGGGCCAGTGCACATGTTAATGGTAGCTGCCAGGATCTAACTGCTACCTCAGAGTCGAGTTCCGGGACTGCAGATGAGAAACCATACAGTAGTGATAATAAGATTTCTTCGGTTGTCAGGACTGGAGAGGTTCAGAGAAG GCCCAAGATTTCTGctgtagagaaagaaaaatctcaGAGTCCCTTGATTGCTCGAGATAATGTTGTAAACGCAGGCGTCAAAGCTAGAAAGAAGGACACGCTACCGAAACATAGCATTCAGCAAACTGATGGGGCTAAATACATGTCCTACCTTAAG ataagCAAGAAGCAGCATCAGATTGTCACAAGCATGAAGCAGTCTGGTAAAAGCATTCAATCAAGAGCACTTAATCGAATCTTGGGTAGCATCAATAATTTGGATGTTCAACCATACGGAGTgtttgtggaagaagaagagaagaaactaaacGCTCACTG GCTACAACTGGTTAAAGATCTTCCTGCAGCATATGCAATATGGCAAAAGCTACAGTTACAGAAACGAGATATAATCAGCTCTGTGGGAAGAGAACTGAAGGACAAACTCAATCCATGGATGGAG GATAAACAACAACTGTACGCTGCAGAAAACCCTCTGCAGAAGCATGATGTTCAATACGATGATCAAGAAAGTTTGAACACTAATCAGAGTGATGATTTGACGCCAGACGTTGAAGATTCTGTCATTTTCAGTCAAGTTTCTGGCAAGAATCACTCCCCTTTAAAGGATTCTTTGTCTTATGGTGACCAAATCACAGATTCAGGTCGCTGCTTGCAAGTTGGCACATACCCATCGCAGGTTTCGTCACCAGATAGTGGCAATAACATCAATCTGGAGgatagagaagagaaacaatattcttctccttctccttgttCTCCCAGCAGGTGTCATGGCCTTATCCAAACGGAGGTTGAAGCAAATGATTATTCCAGCTCTATACAAGGTCAGTCTCTCCCACAGGCTTCATTTCCTAGTGAGCCCCATGCGACAATTCTCGATGATGCAAATCCTGTAGGCAAGCACTGTGTATCAGACCTAGAGAATGCTTCGTCAGACCAGAGGATTCCTTGTATTACTTCAAGCCATGGAGAAGGTTCGCAGTTTTGTTCTGGTGGAGATGTGTGGGAGCCAGAGGGAGGAATAAGACAGTCCTACATTAGCCGCCAAGCTTACACCCCTAGTGGTGGATTGTCAATCATACACCATCCTGAAGGTGATGAAGCAGCTAAAAACTGTTTCATAGACCTAGAATCGAATATGCCTGAAGAAGTTGATAGGAGGAAGATGTTGCAGCGAAAAGCAAACAACAGTTTTGGTTCCTTCCCTAGCAATGATCAAAATGAACTACTCCAGTCTTTGTTTAATGACCAAGGTGTGGTATCTCGCACTACGGAGCAGCTCCACTCTCTTCTCAAAGTCCCACATAATGAGGAGCGTAAACAAATTATGGGAATTGGTTTTCATCAGGAAGGAAGCAACAATCTGATGGAGAGCAGTCAGTTTTCTGGTCAGTTTCATGATCAGATACCTGCACCACATGCACTTTCCCACGACCAGCAGAGACAAATTGACGTCTATGGCCAAGGAAGCATGTCAGACAACATTTACTCCAATGGACGTGGATTCTTGATGCAGCGGCCGGACTGGAACCCCAATTGTGCTCAGATAGGAGTTACCCCACAGCCCCGGTTGAGCACTGGCCCTTTGTTAAATCAGAACTGGCAATTTAGGAGTATGTGGGCAAACACAAATGGTGTCGGATGTACAAGTCAAGGCAGTCAAACCGGGACCGAAAGAGATCCGAGCCTTCTTCGAGTTGTTAATAATGCGGAGCAGATAGTTCATAGGGGGAGTACTTCAGATCAAAGCTTATTTTCTGTTCTCTCTCAATGCAGTCAATTGCGCCATTCCAGATCTGCTTTCGAGCCAGAAAGTTCGAGTGATCAAGTGGTTGCTCCTGGTAACTACGGAATGCTGATGGGGGGAGGTACAACTCAGGTAGGCAGCAATTTGGTTCAGCCTGCGAACCCGCTTGATTACTTGAGCGGTAGCAACCCGGTAACATCTTTGATGCCAGATGATGTAGCGTGGATGAACCAGAGCCGCCAGAACTCTGGTCTCCATGACCCACTAGGCAAGCTGTATCCAAGGTCATGGAATCCGtaa
- the LOC104705663 gene encoding histone-lysine N-methyltransferase, H3 lysine-9 specific SUVH4 isoform X2 — protein sequence MAGKRKRANNLQDKKERRWSARVQELRQKAFDEKERLMRERVKLLNDKKSEHELHEKEEETVDGSPKQSTSPKTVDGSPKQSSSPKKLTELQKGKRKKLIASSPNGKDVDEDTDAHLKVTKCLRFFNKHYLLSVQAKLTRPDLKGITEMIQSKAILYPRKRFGHLPGIAVGHRFFSRAEMCAVGFHNHWLNGIDYMGVEYKKEYREYELPLAVSIIMSGQYEDDLDNADTVTYTGQGGNNLTGNKRQVRDQLLERGNLALKNCCEYHVPVRVTRGHACTTSYSKKVYTYDGLYEVVKYWAQKGVSGFTVYKYQLKRLKGQPELTTDQVNFVCGRIPKSTSEIEGLACEDISKGLEFKPIPATNRVDDQPVAPSGFTYIKSLMIEPNVKIPKSSTGCNCQGSCTDSKKCACAKLNGGNFPYVALNDGRLIEPRDVVFECGPHCGCGPECVNRTSQKRLRFHLEVFCSAKKGWAVRSWDYIPAGSPVCEYIGVLRRTADVDTISDNDYIFEIDCQQTMQGLDGRQRRLRDVAVPTNDKVSQSSEDENVPEFCIDAGSKGNVARFINHSCEPNLFVQCVLSSHQDLSLARVVLFAADNIPPLQELTYDYGYTLDSVHGPDGNVKKLTCYCGALNCRKRLY from the exons ATGGCTGGAAAAAGGAAACGAGCTAATAATTTACAAGACAAAAAGGAGCGAAGATGGAGTGCTAGGGTTCAAGAGTTGAGACAAAAAGCTTTTGATGAGAAGGAGCGCTTAATGCGCGAGAGGGTTAAACTCCTCAATGACAAAAAGAGTGAACACGAGTTAcatgagaaagaagaggaaactgTCGACGGGAGCCCCAAACAAAGCACCTCTCCGAAGACTGTCGACGGGAGCCCCAAACAAAGCAGCTCTCCGAAGAAGCTAACTGAGTTGCAGAAAGGAAAGCGGAAGAAGTTGATTGCTTCTTCTCCAAATGGCAAGGACGTGGACGAGGACACGGACGCTCACCTCAAAGTCACCAAGTGTCTTAGGTTTTTTAACAAGCATTATCTTCTTAGTGTCCAG GCTAAGTTGACCAGACCTGATTTGAAGGGAATTACTGAG ATGATACAATCTAAGGCGATATTGTACCCAAGAAAAAGGTTTGGTCACCTTCCAG GTATTGCTGTTGGACATCGGTTTTTTTCAAGAGCTGAAATGTGTGCTGTTGGCTTCCATAACCATTGGCTAAATGGCATCGATTACATGGGAGTTGAATACAAAAAA GAGTATCGTGAATATGAACTTCCGCTTGCTGTTTCTATCATTATGTCGGGCCAGTACGAGGATGATCTAGACAATGCAGATACGGTGACTTACACTGGCCAGGGAGGCAATAATTTAACTGGTAATAAACGCCAGGTTAGGGATCAGCTGCTAGAACGAGGGAATTTGGCTCTAAAG AACTGCTGCGAATACCACGTGCCTGTCAGAGTAACTCGTGGTCACGCTTGCACAACTAGCTATTCCAAAAAAGTATACACTTATGATGGATTGTATGAG GTTGTGAAGTACTGGGCACAAAAGGGCGTTTCAGGATTTACGGTGTATAAGTACCAACTGAAACGATTGAAGGGGCAACCAGAACTAACTACTGATCAG GTTAACTTCGTTTGTGGACGCATACCAAAGTCTACTTCAGAAATTGAGGG CTTGGCATGCGAGGACATCTCTAAAGGGCTAGAATTTAAGCCCATTCCAGCCACTAATCGTGTTGATGATCAACCAGTTGCACCATCAG GTTTCACATACATCAAATCTTTGATGATTGAACCCAATGTTAAAATTCCGAAGAGTTCAACTGGGTGTAACTGCCAAGGTAGCTGCACTGACTCAAAGAAATGTGCATGTGCTAAGCTTAATGGAGGAAACTTTCCATATGTTGCCCTTAATGATGGCAG ATTAATTGAGCCTCGAGATGTTGTATTCGAATGTGGTCCACACTGTGGGTGTGGACCCGAATGTGTCAACCGAACCTCTCAAAAGCGACTAAGATTTCATCTTGAG GTTTTCTGCTCGGCAAAGAAGGGTTGGGCAGTTAGATCATGGGATTACATACCCGCTGGGTCACCTGTATGTGAGTACATAGGAGTTCTCAGGAGAACTGCTGATGTGGATACTATTTCTGACAACGACTACATATTTGAGATTGACTGCCAACAGACTATGCAAGGTCTTGATGGAAGACAG AGAAGACTAAGGGATGTTGCTGTGCCAACGAATGATAAAGTCAGCCAGAGCAGTGAAGATGAGAATGTGCCAGAGTTCTGCATTGATGCTGGTTCAAAAGGGAACGTTGCTAGGTTTATAAATCACAGTTGTGAACCAAACCTATTTGTTCAGTGCGTCCTGAGTTCTCACCAGGATCTTAGTCTTGCCCGAGTGGTTCTTTTTGCAGCTGACAATATTCCCCCACTGCAG GAGCTGACTTACGACTATGGATATACTCTTGATAGCGTTCATGGGCCGGATGGGAATGTGAAAAAGCTCACTTGCTACTGTGGAGCGCTAAATTGTAGAAAACGCCTTTACTAA
- the LOC104705663 gene encoding histone-lysine N-methyltransferase, H3 lysine-9 specific SUVH4 isoform X1, translated as MIQSKAILYPRKRFGHLPGIAVGHRFFSRAEMCAVGFHNHWLNGIDYMGVEYKKEYREYELPLAVSIIMSGQYEDDLDNADTVTYTGQGGNNLTGNKRQVRDQLLERGNLALKNCCEYHVPVRVTRGHACTTSYSKKVYTYDGLYEVVKYWAQKGVSGFTVYKYQLKRLKGQPELTTDQVNFVCGRIPKSTSEIEGLACEDISKGLEFKPIPATNRVDDQPVAPSGFTYIKSLMIEPNVKIPKSSTGCNCQGSCTDSKKCACAKLNGGNFPYVALNDGRLIEPRDVVFECGPHCGCGPECVNRTSQKRLRFHLEVFCSAKKGWAVRSWDYIPAGSPVCEYIGVLRRTADVDTISDNDYIFEIDCQQTMQGLDGRQRRLRDVAVPTNDKVSQSSEDENVPEFCIDAGSKGNVARFINHSCEPNLFVQCVLSSHQDLSLARVVLFAADNIPPLQELTYDYGYTLDSVHGPDGNVKKLTCYCGALNCRKRLY; from the exons ATGATACAATCTAAGGCGATATTGTACCCAAGAAAAAGGTTTGGTCACCTTCCAG GTATTGCTGTTGGACATCGGTTTTTTTCAAGAGCTGAAATGTGTGCTGTTGGCTTCCATAACCATTGGCTAAATGGCATCGATTACATGGGAGTTGAATACAAAAAA gAGTATCGTGAATATGAACTTCCGCTTGCTGTTTCTATCATTATGTCGGGCCAGTACGAGGATGATCTAGACAATGCAGATACGGTGACTTACACTGGCCAGGGAGGCAATAATTTAACTGGTAATAAACGCCAGGTTAGGGATCAACTGCTAGAACGAGGGAATTTGGCTCTAAAG AACTGCTGCGAATACCACGTGCCTGTCAGAGTAACTCGTGGTCACGCTTGCACAACTAGCTATTCCAAAAAAGTATACACTTATGATGGATTGTATGAG GTTGTGAAGTACTGGGCACAAAAGGGCGTTTCAGGATTTACGGTGTATAAGTACCAACTGAAACGATTGAAGGGGCAACCAGAACTAACTACTGATCAG GTTAACTTCGTTTGTGGACGCATACCAAAGTCTACTTCAGAAATTGAGGG CTTGGCATGCGAGGACATCTCTAAAGGGCTAGAATTTAAGCCCATTCCAGCCACTAATCGTGTTGATGATCAACCAGTTGCACCATCAG GTTTCACATACATCAAATCTTTGATGATTGAACCCAATGTTAAAATTCCGAAGAGTTCAACTGGGTGTAACTGCCAAGGTAGCTGCACTGACTCAAAGAAATGTGCATGTGCTAAGCTTAATGGAGGAAACTTTCCATATGTTGCCCTTAATGATGGCAG ATTAATTGAGCCTCGAGATGTTGTATTCGAATGTGGTCCACACTGTGGGTGTGGACCCGAATGTGTCAACCGAACCTCTCAAAAGCGACTAAGATTTCATCTTGAG GTTTTCTGCTCGGCAAAGAAGGGTTGGGCAGTTAGATCATGGGATTACATACCCGCTGGGTCACCTGTATGTGAGTACATAGGAGTTCTCAGGAGAACTGCTGATGTGGATACTATTTCTGACAACGACTACATATTTGAGATTGACTGCCAACAGACTATGCAAGGTCTTGATGGAAGACAG AGAAGACTAAGGGATGTTGCTGTGCCAACGAATGATAAAGTCAGCCAGAGCAGTGAAGATGAGAATGTGCCAGAGTTCTGCATTGATGCTGGTTCAAAAGGGAACGTTGCTAGGTTTATAAATCACAGTTGTGAACCAAACCTATTTGTTCAGTGCGTCCTGAGTTCTCACCAGGATCTTAGTCTTGCCCGAGTGGTTCTTTTTGCAGCTGACAATATTCCCCCACTGCAG GAGCTGACTTACGACTATGGATATACTCTTGATAGCGTTCATGGGCCGGATGGGAATGTGAAAAAGCTCACTTGCTACTGTGGAGCGCTAAATTGTAGAAAACGCCTTTACTAA